Genomic DNA from Fimbriimonas ginsengisoli Gsoil 348:
AGCGAATCTCACTCCACGCCGCTTTAGGGACCCACTTGGAAGTGATACGACGGCGATCCGGGGCACCCCCCCAAGAATGGCGGGCCTTACCGATGCACGCGGACGAGGTGGTGAACGAGTGCCGGCGAGGTCGCCGTTCGGATCGCGAGAAGGTGAAGATCTACCCCCGCACTGGCCAACCCGCTGGCGGCTACCGCCGCACGGCCCCGCCACTGGGAGAAGCCTCGACGTTTCAGGGTTGCAATCGCTTCCTTTTTCACCGCGTATAGCGCGGCGCGCATCAGCGGCATCGTCCGGCGCGACAGGATGAGCGTCCGGGTCTCGGCTTCCACCGGCTCTGCTCCCCACCGTTTTTGCCACTGTGCGCTACCGTAAAGCAAATTGACCTGCCGAACCCCACGTGCCATCGCCTGCTTTAAAACCTCGGCCTGCAGCACCAGCAGCGGCGAGAACTTGGCGAACTCCGGATCGAACCCCGAGTAGTGCATAGTCACTCGCCCATCGGTTTCCAAAAACGCCTGCGATGCTACTTCTCGTCCGTCCACGAGAAGCGTGGCGACGTAACCTAACCCCTCCGCCGCCATTCCGCGAAGCGCGCGCCGCAGCATCTCCTCCTGAGTCGGCTCCGGAAAATAATCGCGATGCCCGTTTCGGCACTCGCTCCAAACTCGCTCCTTGTGAAGCTCCACGAGCCCTCCAACGGCCGCATCCATCTCGCCGGGAGACGTGTGTACCCTCACCTCGTAGGAATGGCCCGCACGGGTCAGGAGCCGCGGGTAATAGTTGAGGTTATCGCGCATCGACTTCGAAAGCCCCTTTCGGAACGCCTGCCAGTCGGACGGTAAAACGAGCTTCTGGGGCCCGGTCTTTACCTTCACGCGGATAACCGGTTGCCCGTTTGAAGACTCGGTTTGGGCTTCCTTCTCCAATTGCCGAACGATCGCGCAATCCCAACGCCCCTGCGCCACAAGCCGCTGAACGAGCTCGACCACGGCTCGCCGTCCTCGCTCCTCAAATCCCGGCAACACCGCAGTCAGCGGCTCCTCCGTAAGGCCGGAGGGCTCCAGATGGCCCGCATATCCCATCGGACGCAAACGCCGGAGGCGTAGGCTCCAAGACGGCTCGACATGCCAGACGAACGGGTAGATTGCCACCACCTCGCCGGCATCCTCCATTACGATCACGAAGGGACGGCCGACGAGGCCCGTGCTGGGACAGCGCCTCCCCAGCGTCTCCCACCAGGCGACCAGCCAAGGCCATGCGGCCATCGAGCTCGACGCCGGGGCCTTCGCTCCGATCGACCGCCAATCGGACTCGAGGGCAAGAAACTGAGATTCCGTCTCGACGACCCGACACCGCAGTTCGTCCGCCAATGCGGGCAGAGCTACGCGACGCGCGGTCGACCGATCCGGGGTTCTTGCCGTTATCATCGAATCTCTTCTTGAACCGTTGGTACCGCTTGGCAGTTCCTGTATGGCGGCGTTGGAATACCCTTGCGGTGAAGGTCGCAACGAACTGTAATGGCTAGGCCGCTTGCGACCGAAAGTCCGGGAGCTTGATCCATTCGCCTCCCCTGGCGATCGAAATTTGCGAGCACAGGCCGGCGGCCGTCCACTCCAAGCCATCGTACAGATCGATCGACGCCGGACGTTGTTCGACCACCGCGTCCACGAAGCTGTAAGCGACGAAAAAGTCGCCCCCGCCATGCCCCGAGCGTTCCGCCTCGGTCGACAGATCAAGCCACCAGTCTGGCAAGAGCGCCTCGAAGTCGGACAGCGGCCGCCATTCTCTGTGTTCGTCCTTGACCGGCCCGGGTGGCGGGTTCTTCCCTATCCACACCTGGCTTGGCCCTCCCTGCTGACGCGACGCCTCATATACGCCGTGAGTCCCTTGGAGCGCGTAATAAGTCATCTGGTGTGGGCGGTTCGACATCATGTCCAGCCGAAGGCGAATCTGCTTCCCACTCGACAATCTCAGGAGCGTATTCGTCGTGTCGTCGTGCGGATGCTCCGGGTCGCTGTACCGCCCGGAGCCAACACACAGCACGCTCTCCACCCGCTCCGACGGATCGACCGCTTTAAACCACTGCATTACCGGTCCCAGGCTGTGGGTCGGGTAGGTGTTTCCCGGCTGGCCGACCTGCCAGCGATACCTCCACGACGGAGTCCCGTCGGCAAGGTGATGGTATGGCTTCATGTCGTGGAGGTATTCCCCTTCGCCGTAGTAAAGCTCGCCGAACAAGCCGTGACGGGCCATTTCGCAAACCAGCACGGCTTCCCGCCGGTAACCGTAGTTCTCCGCCATCATGTACGTCTTGCCGCTGGCGAGCACGGCGTCGCGGATGGCCCAACACTCTTCCAGTGAGACGCAAGCGGTTACCTCGCTCAGGACATGCTTGCCCGCGCCAAGAGACTGAACGACCTGTTCGGCGTGAAGCTGCATCGGAGTCGCGACGAACACCGCGTCAACCCTCTCGAGCATTTCGTCGAAACTTGTAAATCGCAGCGGAATATCATGGGCGGCCGCTTCGGATTCGACGCGCCGCGGATCGAGGTCGCAAATTGCGACTACTTCCGCGCTGGGATGCGCCCGAAAACCGGCCACGTGCGCCGTTCCACGACGGCCCACGATGCCGATGCGAAGCTTGCCCATCTACTTACCATGGTAGCTGCAGAACATGGTTGATATGTAGAGAACCGACGATGTAGACGACGAGGTATCCGATCGCGCCGATGCGTAGCGCCAATCTAATGAAATTCGGGCTTCGGTGCCGAAGCAGCTCGACGGCGGCCAGCGGCGCAATGAACGACACCATCTTGAGAGCCACGAAAGCCCAAGGGCTGTAAGCCATCGCACGAGCAAGAACCGGGTTCGCCTCGACGGCTTTTCCCGATCCAACGACGACCAGCGTCTGGATCATGTCCGCAAAACAGATTGTCGCGAGAAGAAGCGTTTCTGGCAAAACCAACGGCCGGACATCCCGTCGCTCGAGTGCAACTGCATTTCTCACCACCGTAATTTGAAGCTACACCGGTTTGGGCTCATCCGGCAACCGCGCTACCCCATAAACCTTAAGCATTTTTACCTGCTTTAACGTGTTTGTCACCCAAAAAGGGGGCATTTAGGGGGTTCGGTCGAGACTCGTGTGATGGCTCGCGACCCCTCGACTTACCGGTGTAAGTGCAGAACGAGTTGCCGCCAAAGCGCCACCGATCGGATCGGCTCGTCGATCCTCGCGCTCACGCAATCGTGGTCGTTCGCATCCACCTGATAGCCTGCCCGCCCATCGAACGCCCATCGTCCCCAAGAGAGGCGAACCTTTACGCCGTCTTTGCGGGTGAAGGTCGCACCCCAGTTGTTTCCTTCGAAGCAAAGCCGGCCCTGAAAGCCATGTCGAACCAGCTCCTCTTCGTACTGCGGCAAATCACCGACGAGATCCCCGTGCCAGGTGTAGAGACTGCTAAGCAAGCTTCCACCCGCGACCTCGCCGACTTTCCTTTCCGGGAGGAACTTAAGAGACGGTTCGCCGCTCGCAACCGGCAAAAGTGCTCCGAACCCAATGAGGGCGAGCAGCCAGGCCGGCATTGGCCGAAAGCGGATTGCGCTCTTCGCGGATCGCATGTTTGATGCAACCGTTTCCGGTGTCGAAATGTTTCGAAACGGCAGAAAAAATTACACTTGGCGAGACCGCGCCTCGATCTCCTGCAGCACGACGTCGGGAGCGACGGGCAGCGTAAGCTGGTCGATCTCCTCATCGTAGGCGTCCTCAATCCCCATTTTCTCCGCCATTTTGTCCACGAGCCGTAACATTCGGGTGATCTCGTACTCGGCCAGCAGGTTGATCTGAAGGTCGAGCGCTTCTCGCTGGCTGCTCAGCTCCCCCTGCTTGTTTTGACTGACCAAGACGAACGTCGATAGGAAGATCGCCTCCAGAGAAACCACCATCGTAAGAAACGAGAACGGGAATGGATCAAACGCCTTTAGCCCCGGAACGAAGTTCAGGTTGAGAACGAGCCAGATCCCGAACCAGACGATGTGGACATAGACAAACATCATGCTGCCCGACCAGTTGGTGATGACGTCCGCGATTCGGTCCTGAGTTGTCCGATTAGCTTCCGACTCACGGCGCAGAACCTCGATTATTCCGATATTCCGTTCAATAACGTCGGCTAGGCGAGGGTTACGGCACTCCATCATCTCATCGCGGATTCGCTGCCGCTCTTCGTCGGAAAGTCTATTTCTCATGGTCGATACAGACTAAGCGATAAGCGGTCTCCAGTGCGTATAAATAGACATGGCCGAAATGCCGAAAACGAACGAAGAATGGCGCGGAATCTTGGAGCCGATGCGGTACCACGTGCTGCGCGAAAAAGGGACCGAACGGGCCTTCACCGGCGAATACTGGAACCACAAAGAGAAGGGGGTCTACCGGTGCGCCGGATGCGGCGCCGAGCTGTTCGATTCCTCTGCTAAGTTCGACTCTCGATGCGGCTGGCCGAGTTTTTATGAGGCGCTCGACCCAGAGAAGGTAGAGGAGCACGTGGACCTGACGCACGGCATGCGGCGCGTCGAAGTCACCTGCAAACAGTGCGGCGGCCACCTCGGCCACATCTTCCCCGACGCCCCCCAGACGCCAACCGGCATGCGCTACTGCATCAACTCCGCCTCGCTAGAGTTCGATCCGGCGTCGTAAGTAGCGTCGGCGTCCTCGCCGATGTGTTCCGGAATCATCGGCAAGGACGCCGACGCTACGTTGGCGCGATGCCGCTCTTCTGAGCCAGGAGCCCCGCCTCGACCCGATCGTTCACGTGCAGCTTTCTCAAAATGGCGCCGACGTGGCTCTTCACCGTCTTTTCGCTAAGGCAAAGCTTGTCCGCGATCGCCGCGTTCTTCATTCCCGCAGCCAGACATTCCAAAACTTCGACCTCGCGCCGGCTTAGCTCGGTAAACAGTTGACGGTTGTGCAGGGCCGACTTCGAGAGCCGCGAGAACTCGTTCATGACGCGAGATACCAGTGCCGGGCTCAAGAACCCCTCGCCGCTTTTTGCCGCCCGTACCGCACCCGCGATGGCATCCAAACCGGCGTCCTTCAACACATAGCCGACGGCCCCGGCCTTGATCGCGGAGAAGACGTTTTCGTCGTCCCCGAATTTGGTGAGGATAACGACCTGAGCATCCGGCAGCTTCGAACGAATCTCCCGGGTGGCATCGATCCCATTCTTGCGTGGCATCTCGATATCCATGAGCAGCACGTCCGGCCGCACCACCATCGCCTCCGCGATCGCCTGCATCCCGTCCGGCACTTCCGAGACGACCGTGAGATCCGCCTCGAGCCGAAGGAGCTCCACCAGCGACCGCCGCAACGTCCCATCGTCCTCCGCCACCAACACGCGAATCTTTTCCACGATCTATTGTAGTACCGGCATTCTGCCGGCATCTTCTCCAGTGTCAGCCCGGCTTCCAGCCGGGCCTAAGTAAAGCTAGCCTTCACCCGAGTCCCCCCACCAGGAGAGGAGGTGACCTCCGCCGCGCCACCGGCCCGGGCGGCGCGCTCGCGGATCCCAATCAGGCCGACCCCCTCGCGGACGACGCCGAACCCCTGGCCATCGTCTTGGACGACGAGCTCCGCGCTCATTCCTTGAAAGGCAACGCTCACCGTCACCTGAGCTGCGCCGGCGTGCTTCACCACATTGGTAATCGACTCCTGAGCGATCCGGAACAGGGCGTTCTCGACCTCCGGCTCCAGAGGCACCTCCTTCCCAACCACCTGGAAATCGAGCCGTAAACCGTGCCGCTCGCAAAGGTTGTGCGCGTACTGGCGCAACGCGGGAACGAATCCGTCTTCCAAAGCCGGGGCTCGTAGGCGCTGAACCAGGAACCGCAGCTCGTCCGCCGCCTGGCGGGCCGATTCTCTTCCCTCTTCCGCCAGCTCCGCCGCCCGAACGCCATCCTTCGGCGCTACCCTTGCCATCAGCTCGAGCTGCGACGAGAGCGCGATGAGGTGCCCCTGCACGCCGTCGTGCATATCCATCGCGATCCGATTCCGGTCTGCCGCCACGCCCAACTTCTCCTTAAGACCCGCCGCGATCAGCGACTGATACGCCATTAAGCTAGACAAGACGATCAGGAAGTAAATCCGGAAAGTGACGTTGAGCGGGTCTTGTTGAAGCAGCTCGCGAGTCGACCGGGGTAAATCCGCGGGCACGATCTCGTTCGCCCCAAAAGTCGACACCGCGGTTCCGATGACGACCATGAACCCCACCGCGGCCGCCCAACGAACGTTCAGCGAGCCCGACGCCTGGATCATTGGCAAGAAGAAGAGCAAAGTGATATTGCTCATCGGTCCTCGATGGCTAAGGAAGAGAATCGCGCTGACGAGGGCAACGTCGACCGGGGGAAATACATACTGCCACGGCAGCCAATCCGGGTCGCGCCAGGCGATCACCGTCCGAACCGCCAAGTAAACCAGCGTAAGCCCGATCACTGGACGCAAGATCGCCACCGCCTCGGGCCCAATCACCGCCCGGATGTGCATGTCCAGCATCCAGAAAACGAGAAACGGCGCGCACGCCCAAACGTGCGCGAGGAACACCAAATGCTGCGCCCGCCGGGAAGACAGCCGAATACCAAGCGGCCTCACACCCTAATGTAGCATCGGCTCCCAGCCGATGAACGGATGGTTTTCTTCAGACCCCACGAGCTTGCCTTGGGAGTGCGCGACCTCGGTCGCGCTTTCTCCGGACACACGGGGAGGGGAAAGCGCGACCGAGGTCGCGCACTCCAAAATCGGCCGGAGCCGATACTAGCGCGAGGCGACGGTCGTCGCCGACTTTGCCGCCACGTAATGCTCGGGACTCTGGATCGAGCTGGGGTCCTTCTTCGCCCGCAGGACGAACTCCTCGATGGTTGCGACCGAGGAGAAGTGGTACTTCTTGCCGCCGATGTACCAGTCGAATGCGCCCCCCGTCTTCGTCTTCAAAATCGGGTCGATCGGCTGCCCCGGGTACGGCTTCATGCTGTAGAGAAACTCGACCTTCTCGAATCGCTCCGAAGGCGGGACTTTGCCGTTCAGTTCGATGTCGGCCTGGGTGTACGCGCCGCCCGGCGAGGCAAACAATTCTCGGGCTTTAGCGTCCGCCTCGGCGAGCTGCTTTTCTTTCGCCGGAGCCAGTTTCACTTCTTCGTCATCGTCGTGATGCGCCGCTCCCTCCTCGTGATGGTGGGCGTGAAGGTCCGCGAACGCGCCGTGGAAGCCAACCTTGTGAATGTCCACCGCGGGCTGCTGTATTCCCGAAAGGAGCTGCTGCTCGACCAGGTGCACTTGGAACTTCTGGACCGAGTCGTCCCAGAACCACATCGCGGTCGCTCCGACCCCGGCCGCACCTAACAGGATGAAAACTTTCACAAGGCTTTTTCGCATGGTAATTCTCATATCGGCCGGTTTTCGGAATCCTTAGAGGGTCCCGCGTCGGCATGGGCCGCCACCC
This window encodes:
- a CDS encoding GNAT family N-acetyltransferase, producing the protein MITARTPDRSTARRVALPALADELRCRVVETESQFLALESDWRSIGAKAPASSSMAAWPWLVAWWETLGRRCPSTGLVGRPFVIVMEDAGEVVAIYPFVWHVEPSWSLRLRRLRPMGYAGHLEPSGLTEEPLTAVLPGFEERGRRAVVELVQRLVAQGRWDCAIVRQLEKEAQTESSNGQPVIRVKVKTGPQKLVLPSDWQAFRKGLSKSMRDNLNYYPRLLTRAGHSYEVRVHTSPGEMDAAVGGLVELHKERVWSECRNGHRDYFPEPTQEEMLRRALRGMAAEGLGYVATLLVDGREVASQAFLETDGRVTMHYSGFDPEFAKFSPLLVLQAEVLKQAMARGVRQVNLLYGSAQWQKRWGAEPVEAETRTLILSRRTMPLMRAALYAVKKEAIATLKRRGFSQWRGRAAVAASGLASAGVDLHLLAIRTATSPALVHHLVRVHR
- a CDS encoding Gfo/Idh/MocA family protein, giving the protein MGKLRIGIVGRRGTAHVAGFRAHPSAEVVAICDLDPRRVESEAAAHDIPLRFTSFDEMLERVDAVFVATPMQLHAEQVVQSLGAGKHVLSEVTACVSLEECWAIRDAVLASGKTYMMAENYGYRREAVLVCEMARHGLFGELYYGEGEYLHDMKPYHHLADGTPSWRYRWQVGQPGNTYPTHSLGPVMQWFKAVDPSERVESVLCVGSGRYSDPEHPHDDTTNTLLRLSSGKQIRLRLDMMSNRPHQMTYYALQGTHGVYEASRQQGGPSQVWIGKNPPPGPVKDEHREWRPLSDFEALLPDWWLDLSTEAERSGHGGGDFFVAYSFVDAVVEQRPASIDLYDGLEWTAAGLCSQISIARGGEWIKLPDFRSQAA
- a CDS encoding DUF5658 family protein, which produces MVRNAVALERRDVRPLVLPETLLLATICFADMIQTLVVVGSGKAVEANPVLARAMAYSPWAFVALKMVSFIAPLAAVELLRHRSPNFIRLALRIGAIGYLVVYIVGSLHINHVLQLPW
- a CDS encoding DUF1003 domain-containing protein, translated to MRNRLSDEERQRIRDEMMECRNPRLADVIERNIGIIEVLRRESEANRTTQDRIADVITNWSGSMMFVYVHIVWFGIWLVLNLNFVPGLKAFDPFPFSFLTMVVSLEAIFLSTFVLVSQNKQGELSSQREALDLQINLLAEYEITRMLRLVDKMAEKMGIEDAYDEEIDQLTLPVAPDVVLQEIEARSRQV
- the msrB gene encoding peptide-methionine (R)-S-oxide reductase MsrB, which codes for MAEMPKTNEEWRGILEPMRYHVLREKGTERAFTGEYWNHKEKGVYRCAGCGAELFDSSAKFDSRCGWPSFYEALDPEKVEEHVDLTHGMRRVEVTCKQCGGHLGHIFPDAPQTPTGMRYCINSASLEFDPAS
- a CDS encoding response regulator encodes the protein MEKIRVLVAEDDGTLRRSLVELLRLEADLTVVSEVPDGMQAIAEAMVVRPDVLLMDIEMPRKNGIDATREIRSKLPDAQVVILTKFGDDENVFSAIKAGAVGYVLKDAGLDAIAGAVRAAKSGEGFLSPALVSRVMNEFSRLSKSALHNRQLFTELSRREVEVLECLAAGMKNAAIADKLCLSEKTVKSHVGAILRKLHVNDRVEAGLLAQKSGIAPT
- a CDS encoding sensor histidine kinase; its protein translation is MRPLGIRLSSRRAQHLVFLAHVWACAPFLVFWMLDMHIRAVIGPEAVAILRPVIGLTLVYLAVRTVIAWRDPDWLPWQYVFPPVDVALVSAILFLSHRGPMSNITLLFFLPMIQASGSLNVRWAAAVGFMVVIGTAVSTFGANEIVPADLPRSTRELLQQDPLNVTFRIYFLIVLSSLMAYQSLIAAGLKEKLGVAADRNRIAMDMHDGVQGHLIALSSQLELMARVAPKDGVRAAELAEEGRESARQAADELRFLVQRLRAPALEDGFVPALRQYAHNLCERHGLRLDFQVVGKEVPLEPEVENALFRIAQESITNVVKHAGAAQVTVSVAFQGMSAELVVQDDGQGFGVVREGVGLIGIRERAARAGGAAEVTSSPGGGTRVKASFT